A genomic region of Methanothermobacter thermautotrophicus str. Delta H contains the following coding sequences:
- a CDS encoding cofactor-independent phosphoglycerate mutase produces the protein MKHVILVGDGMADYPLDELDGKTPLQVADKPNMDQLAGMGACGLLRTVPEGMEAGSDVANLSIMGYDPRRYYTGRGPLEAASIGVELGDDDVAFRCNLINADERIVDFNAGHIETAEASSLIDALNHELETRGRFYAGVSYRNLFVIEGRGYTSVRVEPPHDIVGESVAAHLPSGSEEADHIRELMLESAGVLRSHEVNLKRESMGKRPATMIWLWGQGLRPSMEPFSERYGIRGATITAVDLIKGLGVYAGLENIHVPGATGYLDTDYRAKGRYAAGALEEYDFLYVHVEAPDEAGHAGDAEEKIRAIENIDRFVLGRLLDALSDHEHRIAVLPDHPTPIEIRTHVPDPVPCILAGDGVDADQVKSYDEFTVREGSLGTWEAHRLMEIMMDPAARLRQ, from the coding sequence ATGAACTCGACGGTAAAACGCCACTGCAGGTGGCAGATAAGCCCAACATGGACCAGCTTGCAGGGATGGGTGCGTGCGGTCTTCTCAGGACAGTCCCGGAGGGGATGGAGGCGGGTTCAGATGTTGCAAACCTCAGTATAATGGGCTACGACCCCCGCAGGTACTACACCGGGAGGGGCCCCCTTGAGGCTGCAAGCATAGGTGTTGAGCTGGGCGATGATGATGTGGCATTCAGATGCAACCTCATAAACGCTGATGAGAGGATCGTGGACTTCAACGCCGGACACATAGAAACAGCTGAGGCGTCAAGCCTCATAGATGCCCTCAATCATGAACTTGAAACCAGGGGGAGGTTCTATGCCGGTGTGAGCTACAGGAACCTCTTTGTTATAGAGGGGAGGGGCTACACCTCGGTGAGGGTTGAGCCACCCCACGACATAGTGGGGGAGTCTGTGGCCGCACACCTCCCCTCAGGCTCGGAGGAGGCAGACCATATAAGGGAGCTGATGCTGGAATCAGCAGGCGTCCTCAGATCCCATGAGGTGAACCTCAAAAGGGAATCCATGGGTAAGAGGCCGGCCACCATGATCTGGCTCTGGGGACAGGGTTTAAGGCCATCAATGGAGCCCTTCAGTGAAAGGTACGGTATTAGAGGTGCCACAATAACTGCAGTGGACCTGATAAAGGGCCTGGGCGTATATGCGGGTCTTGAAAACATCCATGTCCCGGGCGCCACAGGTTACCTGGACACAGACTACAGGGCCAAGGGCAGATACGCTGCCGGGGCCCTTGAGGAATATGACTTCCTCTACGTCCATGTTGAGGCACCCGATGAGGCAGGGCATGCCGGTGACGCTGAGGAGAAGATAAGGGCCATAGAGAATATAGACCGCTTCGTCCTCGGCAGGTTACTTGATGCGCTCTCAGACCATGAGCACAGGATAGCGGTCCTCCCGGATCACCCCACACCCATTGAGATCAGGACCCATGTACCCGACCCCGTACCATGCATCCTTGCAGGTGACGGCGTGGATGCTGATCAGGTGAAATCCTATGACGAGTTCACAGTCAGGGAGGGGTCCCTGGGCACATGGGAGGCCCACAGGCTCATGGAAATCATGATGGACCCGGCTGCCCGGTTAAGGCAATGA